From the genome of Pirellulales bacterium, one region includes:
- the fliW gene encoding flagellar assembly protein FliW, translating to MKLETTRFGDVEMEPDDLIHFPTGLLGLEHARHWVLLADTENEALGWLQSTAQPELALAVVSPRRFVPDYQVRVSRGELLPLELNEVKEAQVLAVVGKNDRGITLNLKAPLVINLKRRVGRQVITNGDLPLQFPLTPEPMALRKSA from the coding sequence ATGAAGCTCGAAACGACACGATTCGGCGACGTTGAGATGGAGCCAGATGACCTGATTCACTTTCCCACCGGCCTGCTGGGATTGGAACATGCTCGTCACTGGGTTCTCTTGGCCGACACAGAAAACGAAGCGCTCGGTTGGTTGCAAAGCACCGCACAGCCAGAATTGGCACTAGCCGTGGTCAGTCCGAGGCGCTTTGTGCCCGATTACCAAGTGCGAGTGTCGCGTGGCGAGCTATTGCCGCTGGAGTTGAACGAGGTGAAGGAAGCGCAGGTGTTGGCGGTCGTTGGCAAGAACGACCGTGGCATTACATTGAATTTGAAGGCCCCGCTGGTGATCAACCTCAAGCGCCGCGTCGGTCGCCAGGTAATTACCAACGGAGATTTGCCGCTGCAATTTCCACTCACACCCGAGCCGATGGCGCTGCGGAAGAGTGCTTAG
- a CDS encoding ABC transporter substrate-binding protein, with product MFHALANDKIDTGRFKFRHELVDIETLNRRAFAGELELTAVSIHAYAHLTDKYVLCPCGASMGDCYGPMVVATSQFTVEQLRPLTIAVPGTLTTAFLALRLCLGNDFRYVVVPFDRIIDAAVEGQYEGKPIDAGLIIHEGQLTYGDRNLKLAVDLGQWWFETTSLPLPLGGNVLRRDLGRDTIREVNRLLKESIRYGLQHRQEALDYAMKYGRDLDQARADRFVGMYVNDWTLDFGPRGREAVSRLLAEGYRAGVISKQVAPEFVES from the coding sequence ATGTTCCACGCACTGGCGAACGACAAGATTGACACCGGTCGGTTCAAATTTCGTCACGAATTGGTCGATATCGAAACTCTCAACCGTCGCGCTTTCGCGGGCGAATTGGAACTGACCGCGGTCAGCATTCACGCATACGCCCACTTGACCGACAAGTATGTTCTTTGTCCGTGTGGCGCGAGCATGGGAGATTGTTACGGTCCGATGGTTGTGGCGACTTCGCAATTCACGGTCGAGCAGCTTCGGCCGCTGACGATCGCCGTTCCTGGTACGCTGACCACAGCCTTTCTCGCCCTGCGATTGTGCCTGGGGAACGATTTTCGATACGTCGTTGTGCCGTTCGACCGGATCATCGATGCGGCCGTCGAGGGGCAATATGAAGGGAAGCCGATCGATGCCGGCTTGATTATTCACGAAGGGCAACTCACCTACGGCGATCGAAATTTGAAGCTGGCGGTCGATTTGGGCCAATGGTGGTTTGAAACCACCAGTTTGCCGTTGCCCTTGGGTGGAAACGTTCTGCGACGCGATCTCGGCCGCGATACGATCCGCGAAGTCAATCGGCTGTTGAAGGAGAGTATTCGCTATGGTTTGCAGCATCGTCAGGAAGCTCTCGATTATGCGATGAAGTACGGTCGCGATCTCGATCAGGCCAGAGCGGATCGATTTGTTGGGATGTATGTGAACGATTGGACGCTCGACTTTGGTCCGCGCGGACGAGAAGCTGTCTCGCGTCTTCTTGCGGAAGGCTATCGAGCTGGCGTGATTTCCAAGCAAGTTGCTCCGGAATTTGTTGAAAGTTGA
- a CDS encoding leucyl/phenylalanyl-tRNA--protein transferase has translation MTPALSPSRYFPPAQQANRWGLVLVGGELSTEWLLDAYRHGIFPWPLLENCDEVQWWSPNPRAIFEFEGFHISRRLARRIRSGKFAVTSDRDFAGVIRGCASVGDRTGNTWLSDEMIAAYENLHRSGHAHSVEVWQDEDLVGGTYGVSIGGLFAAESMFFRERDASKVALASLIGHLQRQGFQLLDIQQLTDHTASLGAVEISRSRYLHRLTLAVNLQVSFGRLDADVQSL, from the coding sequence ATGACACCCGCGCTTTCACCATCTCGCTATTTCCCACCAGCCCAGCAGGCCAACCGCTGGGGCCTGGTGCTGGTCGGTGGGGAGCTTTCCACGGAATGGTTGTTGGACGCGTACCGCCACGGCATATTTCCATGGCCGCTACTAGAAAATTGCGACGAAGTGCAGTGGTGGTCGCCGAATCCACGAGCGATTTTTGAATTTGAGGGATTTCATATTTCCCGTCGCCTCGCCCGGCGAATTCGCAGCGGCAAATTTGCGGTGACTAGTGATCGCGATTTTGCCGGTGTGATCCGCGGCTGCGCCTCGGTTGGCGACCGGACAGGCAACACCTGGTTGAGCGACGAGATGATTGCCGCATACGAGAATTTGCACCGGTCGGGCCATGCACACAGCGTTGAAGTATGGCAAGATGAAGACCTCGTTGGCGGCACTTACGGCGTTTCGATCGGTGGGTTGTTCGCGGCCGAGTCAATGTTCTTCCGCGAGCGAGACGCATCGAAAGTGGCGCTCGCTTCCCTGATCGGTCATCTTCAGCGGCAAGGGTTTCAATTGCTCGACATTCAACAATTGACCGATCATACTGCCTCGCTTGGTGCGGTCGAGATCTCTCGATCGCGATATCTACACCGACTGACATTGGCCGTCAACTTGCAGGTCAGCTTTGGGCGACTGGATGCCGACGTTCAATCCTTGTAG
- the csrA gene encoding carbon storage regulator CsrA yields the protein MLVLSRQRDESIMIGDNIVVTIVDIRGDKVRLGINAPTEIPVHRQEVYDAIQRENVRASRLDPKDAQAVGRGFGKEAPRSHNGPRS from the coding sequence ATGCTGGTCTTGTCGAGACAACGCGACGAAAGCATCATGATCGGCGACAATATTGTTGTCACCATCGTTGATATTCGCGGCGACAAAGTTCGCTTGGGCATCAACGCCCCGACGGAAATTCCCGTTCACCGCCAGGAGGTCTACGACGCCATTCAGCGCGAAAACGTCCGCGCCTCAAGGCTCGACCCCAAAGACGCCCAGGCCGTCGGTCGCGGCTTCGGCAAAGAAGCGCCACGATCTCACAATGGACCAAGATCGTAG
- a CDS encoding glycosyltransferase, which produces MIAQPEIALLVSTYQRPGHLRRALLSIALQRDVQDKMEVVVTDDGSTDDTAQIVHQFARSVDFPVNFTTHQHSTFQLARCRNEGASASTAPYLLFLDGDCILPPDHVAIHLRRRRRGIVMAGDCARLDESTSDKIDEAAIRLGEFVSAAPREELRRLQKQDRKSRLYQWLRHPTKPKLIGNNVGIWRSDYVLVNGYDENFEGWGCEDDDLRLRLRMGGVRIESILRWTYTYHLWHRTDATAPTNWRQGRNVTYLTRKDVPMRCAKGLVKEEMRFGRAA; this is translated from the coding sequence GTGATTGCTCAACCCGAAATTGCCTTGCTCGTTTCGACGTATCAGCGTCCCGGCCACTTGCGGCGGGCACTACTGAGCATTGCCTTGCAGCGCGACGTCCAGGACAAGATGGAGGTCGTCGTGACCGACGATGGTTCAACCGACGACACCGCCCAGATTGTGCATCAGTTCGCCAGGTCGGTTGACTTTCCGGTGAATTTTACCACCCATCAACACAGCACATTTCAGTTGGCTCGCTGCCGCAACGAAGGCGCAAGCGCGAGCACAGCGCCGTATTTGCTGTTTTTAGACGGCGATTGCATTTTGCCACCGGATCATGTGGCAATTCATCTCCGACGGCGAAGGCGTGGAATCGTGATGGCAGGTGACTGCGCGCGGCTCGATGAATCGACCTCAGACAAGATCGACGAAGCAGCGATTCGTTTGGGGGAATTTGTCAGTGCTGCGCCGCGCGAAGAGTTGCGACGGCTACAAAAACAAGATCGCAAATCCCGACTCTATCAATGGCTGCGTCATCCGACGAAACCCAAACTCATCGGCAACAACGTTGGCATTTGGCGATCGGATTACGTATTGGTCAATGGCTACGACGAAAACTTCGAGGGATGGGGCTGCGAAGACGACGATCTGCGATTGCGCCTGCGAATGGGCGGCGTGCGGATCGAGTCGATCTTGCGCTGGACGTATACCTATCACCTTTGGCATCGGACCGATGCGACTGCGCCGACCAACTGGCGACAAGGGCGAAACGTGACCTATTTGACGCGAAAAGACGTTCCGATGCGATGCGCAAAGGGATTGGTCAAAGAAGAAATGCGGTTCGGTCGCGCCGCGTGA
- the tsaE gene encoding tRNA (adenosine(37)-N6)-threonylcarbamoyltransferase complex ATPase subunit type 1 TsaE — MNELTIGPGDESLTIRLGRALAASLPPRTVIALIGPLGAGKTRLVQAVGDAAGVASGNVASPTFVLIHEYSGRVPIFHFDVYRLRDEDEFLALGPEEYFTRPGWAFIEWADRVEHCLPPERLEIDIEPVDRVQRKFKLRAVGQTCQAALAAVAKSVAANPCLSSIALIGYRGCGKTKVAPLVAEKLGWSCIDADDEIERRAGKTIAAIFADEGEAAFRDLESAVLGELILLEQAVLALGGGVVLRAENRATLCTMHRAVVWLQAAPETLHRRITGDDATKARRPNLTGAGGMAEIRLLLSQREPWYQECANLIVDTEDKSPGEVASEIVDWVRLDRETK; from the coding sequence ATGAACGAGCTTACAATCGGACCGGGTGACGAATCGCTGACAATACGGTTAGGTCGTGCTTTGGCAGCATCGTTGCCGCCGCGCACGGTGATAGCGCTGATTGGTCCACTGGGGGCGGGAAAGACGCGGCTCGTGCAAGCCGTGGGGGATGCTGCGGGCGTCGCATCAGGGAATGTGGCAAGCCCGACCTTTGTGCTGATCCACGAATACTCAGGGCGAGTGCCGATCTTTCATTTTGACGTCTATCGGCTGCGCGACGAAGACGAATTTCTGGCACTAGGCCCAGAGGAATACTTCACCCGCCCAGGATGGGCATTTATCGAGTGGGCTGACCGCGTTGAGCACTGCCTGCCGCCGGAACGATTGGAAATCGATATCGAGCCTGTCGATCGAGTGCAGCGAAAATTTAAGCTGCGCGCAGTGGGCCAAACGTGCCAAGCAGCGCTGGCGGCGGTTGCCAAGTCCGTTGCGGCAAACCCATGCCTTTCGTCGATCGCTTTGATCGGCTATCGCGGCTGCGGCAAGACGAAGGTTGCGCCGTTGGTTGCCGAAAAACTGGGCTGGTCGTGCATCGACGCCGACGACGAAATCGAACGCCGTGCCGGCAAAACGATCGCGGCGATTTTCGCCGACGAAGGGGAGGCTGCCTTTCGCGATTTGGAGAGTGCGGTACTGGGCGAATTGATATTACTGGAGCAAGCAGTATTGGCGTTGGGAGGCGGCGTGGTCCTGCGTGCCGAAAATCGCGCGACATTGTGTACAATGCATCGTGCCGTCGTCTGGTTGCAGGCAGCGCCGGAAACGTTGCACCGACGAATCACTGGAGATGACGCCACCAAGGCTCGTCGGCCGAACCTAACCGGCGCCGGCGGAATGGCGGAGATTCGATTGCTGCTCAGCCAGCGCGAGCCGTGGTATCAGGAGTGTGCGAATCTGATTGTCGATACCGAAGACAAATCGCCAGGCGAGGTGGCGAGCGAGATCGTCGATTGGGTCCGGTTAGATCGCGAGACAAAATAG
- a CDS encoding sugar phosphate isomerase/epimerase has product MKIGIHLPSLRTPMAKGIPLAAKLGADAIEIDARWSLKPAEMTQTALRQLRKMLDDQRLRVSAVSYRTRRGYDSLEDLDRRVAGTKDAMRMAQSLGASVVINHIGQIPEKAEGPQWNLLLQVLTDLGRHGQHLGALLTAQTGSVSGADLARLVAALPDGSIGVDLDPGQLVMNGFSPLEAVESLASHLLHVHATDGVFDRNRGRGQEVPLGRGSVDFPALLGALEERGYRGYFTIQRDRVEDAEYEIGEAVKYLRNL; this is encoded by the coding sequence ATGAAAATCGGAATTCACTTGCCGAGTTTACGCACGCCGATGGCCAAAGGAATTCCGTTGGCGGCCAAGCTGGGAGCCGATGCCATCGAAATCGATGCCCGCTGGAGCTTGAAGCCGGCGGAGATGACGCAAACGGCGTTACGGCAATTGCGCAAGATGCTCGATGACCAGCGGCTGCGCGTGTCCGCCGTTTCTTATCGCACGCGACGGGGATATGATTCGCTGGAAGACCTCGATCGCCGCGTTGCCGGAACAAAGGATGCGATGCGAATGGCTCAATCGCTTGGAGCATCCGTGGTCATCAACCATATCGGCCAGATTCCGGAAAAAGCGGAAGGGCCACAGTGGAATTTGTTGCTGCAAGTGCTGACCGACTTGGGGCGCCACGGGCAGCATCTGGGCGCATTGCTAACGGCACAAACCGGCAGTGTCAGCGGCGCTGACCTTGCGCGTTTGGTCGCGGCATTGCCTGACGGCTCGATCGGCGTCGATCTTGATCCCGGCCAACTCGTGATGAATGGATTCAGCCCACTGGAGGCGGTCGAGTCGCTGGCATCGCATCTTTTGCACGTCCATGCTACCGACGGCGTTTTCGATCGCAATCGCGGTCGCGGCCAAGAAGTTCCGCTCGGGCGCGGGTCCGTTGATTTTCCGGCATTGCTGGGGGCGCTTGAAGAACGTGGCTATCGCGGTTATTTCACGATTCAACGCGATCGCGTGGAAGACGCAGAGTACGAAATTGGCGAGGCAGTAAAATACTTGCGTAATTTATGA
- the glf gene encoding UDP-galactopyranose mutase, which yields MPFDYIIVGCGMFGAVFARVVAEKDRRVMLIEKRPHIGGNCYSEAMEGIHVHRYGPHVFHTHSMQVWQFVNRFAEFNHFRLRTPVNFGGRLFSFPINLMTLHQLWGVASPAEAERKLASVRVPCENPRNLEDWILAQVGPEIYETFIRGYTTKQWGREPKELPASIIRRLPIRRTYNDRYFDDPYEGIPVGGYTKLFENMLDHDNIRVETGVDFFENRQWVQQQAPTLVYTGKIDEFFDYRFGRLEYRSLRFEHRVLDGDFQGSAIVNYTAADVPHTRITEHKHFDLLDSARTVITYEYPDKYDESKIPYYPVRDQQNTARYEQYRTLGAATKIIFGGRLGTYMYYDMHQVVAQALALADKELEQEQRAQAA from the coding sequence ATGCCATTCGATTACATTATCGTCGGTTGCGGCATGTTTGGAGCGGTGTTTGCGCGAGTCGTCGCCGAGAAGGATCGCCGAGTGATGTTGATCGAAAAGCGACCTCATATCGGCGGCAACTGCTATAGCGAAGCGATGGAAGGCATTCACGTGCATCGTTACGGGCCGCACGTCTTTCATACGCATAGCATGCAAGTTTGGCAGTTCGTCAATCGCTTCGCGGAGTTTAACCACTTTCGTTTGCGAACGCCCGTGAACTTCGGCGGCAGGCTGTTTTCGTTTCCCATCAACTTGATGACGTTGCATCAATTGTGGGGTGTCGCTTCACCGGCCGAGGCCGAACGAAAGTTGGCCAGCGTGCGGGTGCCGTGCGAAAATCCTCGCAATTTGGAAGACTGGATTCTCGCTCAAGTCGGGCCGGAAATCTACGAGACTTTTATCCGCGGCTACACGACGAAACAATGGGGCCGCGAGCCGAAGGAGTTGCCGGCTTCGATTATTCGCCGCCTGCCGATCCGCCGCACGTACAACGACCGTTATTTCGACGATCCCTATGAAGGCATACCCGTCGGCGGCTACACGAAGCTGTTCGAAAACATGCTCGATCACGACAACATCCGCGTTGAAACCGGCGTCGATTTCTTCGAGAACCGCCAGTGGGTTCAACAACAAGCCCCGACCCTGGTGTATACCGGAAAAATCGACGAGTTTTTCGATTATCGCTTCGGGCGGCTCGAATACCGCTCGCTGCGATTCGAACACCGCGTGCTGGATGGCGATTTCCAAGGCAGCGCCATCGTCAACTACACGGCCGCAGATGTGCCGCATACGCGAATCACCGAACACAAACATTTCGACTTGCTCGACTCCGCGCGAACGGTCATTACATACGAGTATCCCGACAAGTACGACGAATCGAAAATTCCGTATTACCCGGTGCGCGACCAGCAGAACACCGCTCGGTACGAGCAGTATCGTACACTTGGCGCGGCGACTAAGATCATCTTCGGCGGCCGGTTGGGCACGTATATGTATTACGATATGCACCAGGTCGTTGCGCAAGCGTTGGCGCTGGCCGACAAGGAGCTTGAGCAAGAGCAACGCGCGCAGGCAGCTTAA
- a CDS encoding trypsin-like peptidase domain-containing protein has translation MPYNQVNTMDSEPLFSEPVAIGNSELHTRRPSNRLPLLLMLLLVVIVLALISPVMERIQYSRTRGEVLALRKELPELNLKALSKAFTLVYRQVKPSVVHIDTKRSLGSGRGDFFSMFGGRQQLYEAQGQASGVIIDDAGYIITNLHVVEDSEEIDVQLDDGRTFLAELIGIDPKIDLAVLKIDAAGLVAAAWGDSNQLEIGEMVWAIGNPFGLDQTITSGIVSQKGRQGQSVYQEFLQTDVAINPGNSGGPLVDINGEVLGINTAILGHGYQGISFAIPSNLVHESYEKIRKDGKVIRAFLGVELDLPTRKDIQQLGLPFDRPIGAIVRSVTPNSPAATAKLLQGDVITQWNGQPVADHRELTLMIARTPPDEKIEFQVIRQGKEITLEATVIEKPAALR, from the coding sequence ATGCCCTACAATCAGGTGAATACCATGGACAGCGAGCCTCTGTTTTCCGAGCCGGTCGCAATCGGCAACTCGGAACTTCACACTCGGCGGCCGTCGAACCGCCTGCCGCTGCTGCTCATGTTGCTCTTGGTTGTGATCGTGCTTGCTTTGATCTCTCCGGTAATGGAGCGAATTCAATATTCTCGCACGCGCGGCGAAGTCCTGGCCTTGCGAAAGGAGCTGCCCGAATTGAATTTGAAAGCGCTGAGCAAGGCATTCACGCTGGTTTATCGACAGGTCAAACCGAGCGTCGTACACATCGACACCAAGCGTTCTCTGGGCAGTGGTCGCGGCGATTTTTTTTCGATGTTCGGCGGACGCCAGCAGTTGTACGAAGCTCAAGGACAGGCTTCAGGCGTCATTATTGACGACGCAGGTTACATCATCACGAACCTGCACGTTGTGGAAGACTCGGAGGAGATCGACGTGCAACTCGACGACGGCCGGACATTCCTGGCGGAATTGATCGGAATCGATCCGAAAATTGACCTGGCGGTGCTCAAAATCGATGCCGCTGGGCTTGTTGCAGCCGCTTGGGGGGACAGCAACCAACTTGAAATCGGCGAAATGGTGTGGGCCATTGGCAATCCGTTCGGACTTGATCAGACCATCACTTCTGGCATCGTCAGCCAAAAAGGCCGCCAAGGGCAAAGTGTCTATCAGGAGTTTCTGCAGACCGATGTCGCCATCAACCCTGGTAATAGCGGCGGGCCACTGGTGGACATCAACGGTGAAGTGCTCGGCATCAACACGGCGATCTTGGGCCACGGATATCAAGGAATCAGCTTCGCAATTCCAAGCAACCTCGTTCACGAATCCTATGAAAAAATTCGCAAGGATGGCAAAGTGATTCGCGCCTTTCTAGGCGTCGAACTAGATTTGCCGACCCGCAAGGATATTCAACAATTGGGCCTGCCGTTCGATCGGCCGATCGGAGCGATCGTTCGATCGGTGACACCCAACTCGCCGGCCGCGACGGCCAAGTTGCTCCAGGGCGATGTAATTACCCAGTGGAATGGTCAACCGGTGGCCGACCATCGGGAGCTGACGTTGATGATCGCCCGTACGCCGCCAGACGAAAAAATCGAATTCCAAGTCATCCGCCAAGGAAAGGAAATCACGCTGGAAGCAACGGTGATCGAAAAACCGGCCGCGTTGAGATAA